TCCCCGTCGGCAGCGGCGATCTGCCGCCGTCCTCCCCCTCAGGCGTGACCGCCTCCGCCGTCGGCTCCACCGGCTTCACCGTGTCCTGGAACGCCGCGACCGACGACGTGAGCGTCGCGGGTTACGAGGTCTTCCTCAACGGCGTGTCCGCCGCCACCACCACGGGGGCCCTGTCCGCTAATCTGACCGGACTGACCACCGCGACAACCTTCGCCGTGACCGTCCGCACCCTCGACTCCGCCGGCAACCTCTCCGCCGCCAGCGCCCCCATCAACGTGACCACCGGCGGCTCCGCCGACACCACACCGCCGAGCACGCCGACCGGCCTCGCCGCCTCCGCCATCACCACCTCGTCCTTCACCCTGAGCTGGACCGCATCGACCGACGACACCGCCGTGGACTACTACGAGGTCCTGCTCGACGGCAGTCCGGTCACCACCACCTCCGGCACCACCACCTCCGTCGGCGGTCTCAACCCCGGCACGTCCTACGCCGCCACCGTCCGCGCCTACGACACCTCCGGCAATGTCTCCGCGTCGAGCGCCGCGCTGACCGTGGTCACCGACACGCCCTCTGTCGGCACGACCTTTGAGCTCACGCCGATCGATGACGCCCACGTGCAGGCCGGCTCCAACGCCAACAGCAACTACGGCTCCCTCGACAACCTCGCGGTCAAATACCAGGGCCCGACCGACGCCCAGACCCGCGAGTCCTACCTCAAGTTCAGCCTGCCCGCCACCAGCAGCGGCTACATCGAAAGCGCGACCCTCAAACTCACCGTCAAGGCCAGCAAGGACAACCAGACCCATACCCTGAGCTTTGTCGCCAACGACGCCTGGACCGAATCCACCATCACCTGGAACACCAAACCCACCAGTAGCACAATTCTGGATACGGTGCCCGGCTCCGCCGCCGCACTCGCCGTGGTGTCCTTCGATGTCACCTCCCAGGCCATCAGCGAACAGGCCGGCGACGGCGTCATCAGCCTCAACATCGCCGCCAACAACAGCGACTTCTCCAACTACTACTCCAAGGAGGCCGCCGACGCCGGACTCTATCCGGTGTTGGAAGTGGTGCTGAGCGCGGTCCCGCCGCCCACCACCCCGACCAACCTCGCCGCGACCAATGTCACCAGTGCGTCCTTCGATCTCTCCTGGACCGCCTCCACCAGCAGCGTCGGCATCGCCGGCTACGACATCCTGATCGACGGCGTGTCCGCCGGCACCACCACCGGCACCTCCACGACCGTGTCCGGTCTCACCGCCGACACAACCTACGCCGTCACCGTGGTGGCCACCGACACCAATGGCACGCCCTCGGCGGCCAGCAGCGCGCTCTCGGTCACCACCGCCGGCGCCTCCGGCGGAACCTACACCCTCACGCCGGTCCATGATACCTTCGCTCGCGCCGGTTCCTACGCCGGCACGAGCTTCGGTTCCCTGGACAACCTTGCCATCAAGAACCAGGGCTCCACCGACGAGCAGACCCGCGAGTCCTACCTGCGCTTCGATCTGTCTAGCCTCGGCAGCGGCACGATGGTCAGCGCCACTCTCAAACTCACCGTCAAGGCCAGTAAGGACAGCCAGACGCACACCCTGCGTTTCGTCGCCGATGACACCTGGACCGAATCAACCCTCAACTGGAACAACCGCCCCACCGGTAGCACCATTCTGGATACGGTGCCGGGCTCGGCCGCCGCCGACACCGTGGTGAGTTTCGACGTCACCAGCCAACTCGACATCGAGCGCGCCGGCGACGGCCTCATCAGCCTCGTCATCGCGGCCAACAACAACGACTTCTCGAACTACTATTCCAAGGAAGCCGCCGATCCCGCCGACGCGCCGGTCCTCGAAGTGGTGCTCTCGGGCGGGGCTCCGCTGGTGCTCGCCCCGACTATCACCAATGGCGGTGCAGCCACCGGCACCTACGCCACGCCGTTCAGTTTCCAGATCGCGGCCGAATCCGAGTCGACCGAGCTCAGCTACAGCACCGCCGGGCTGCCCGCCGGGCTCGTCGTCGATTCGCTCACCGGCGCCATCACCGGCACTCCCGCCCAGACCGGGGACTTCGCCGTTGAACTCACCGCGACCAACGAGGGCGGCTCCACCACGGCCAATCTCGATCTCCACATCGCACCGGCTGCGGCCGGACTCGAACTCGCCGCCCTTTGGCAATTCTACGACGGGCTGCCGCGGCCGGTGAGCTTCACCACAACCCCGGCCGCTCTGCCGGTTGAGTTGAGCTACGACGGTGCGTCCGCCGTGCCGACCTATCCGGGCGACTACACCGTGACCGCCAGTGTGATGGATCCCAACTACACCGGCACGGCCACCGCCGTCCTGCAAATCCGTGCCGCCGCCCAAAGCCACCGCGCCCCGGTCCTCAACGGCACCGTCGAGGGTTCCTTGCAGGTGAACGCCGCCTCGTCCTTCACCCTCAACAGCGGCGCACTCGTCGCCCACGATCTGCTCGTCGCCGGTCAGCCGCAGCTGGTGCGCAACGGCCAGCCGACGATTGGCGCGGAGCTCACCGGTCCCGGCGCCGCCACCCCGGAAAACTACCGCGTCACCCTGAATGGTGGCGCGACGGTGGGTTACCTCGTGCGCCAGGTCGATCCCGTGGCGTTGCCCGCGCCCGTGACCGTGCTGCCGCCCACCGGCACGCGCCACGTGGTGCTCAACCGTAGCACCGATCCCGTCGGCGACTTCGCCACCCTGCGCCATCTCACGCTCAACGGCAATGCGGGCACCATCGACGTGCCGCCGGGCCACTACGGCATCCTCACCGCCAACGGCCAAAGCACCCTGCGCCTCGGCAATCCGACCAGCGACGAGCCGACCGTTTACCACCTGCAGGGCCTCAACCTCAACAGCCGCACCGCCATCGAACTCGTCGGTCCGGTGGTGCTCAACGTCGCCACGGGTTTCTCCTTCCAAGGCCAAATCGGCAACCCCGCCGCGCCCGAAAACCTGTTGCTGCGCGTCGCCGGCGGCAGCCTCAACCTCAACGCCCAAGCCCAACTGCATGGGTTTGTGGAGGCCCCCGCGAGCACCGTGACCTTGAATGGCCAAAGCCTGCTTTCCGGCGGTGTGGTTTGCGATCGTCTCGTGCTCAACTCAGGCTCGCTCCTTCGCCTCGACGCCTCCTGAAACGACTCCGTCATTCACCGCTTCCGTGATCACCTATTCGGCCGCCCATCGCACCTTCATCCTCAGTCTCAATCGATCGAGCTATGTGCTCCAGATCGATGACGCCGGTCGCCTGCGCCACGTCCACCATGGCGTCCAGACGACCGCGACCGCGCCCTGGGTCGAGCCCACGCCACCAAATCTTGAATACGACCTCACCGACCTCGAATTCCCCGCGCGGGGCGACGTGGTTTACACCGAAGCCGCCCTGCGGATCAGCGCCGTCGATGCGGCCGATGCGACCGCCCCATTTCTGAGCCCGCAGCTCCGATACGAAGACCACGAGGTCCTGCCGGAAGCCGCTCCCGCCCTCGCGCCCACCCACGGCGTGGCGCCCCGGGAAACGACCCCGCGTCCGACGCTGCGTATCCGACTGGCCGACTCGACCGTCGGGGTCACCGTCGACCTGTTCTATCGCATCACCGCCGAACACGATGTGCTGGAACGCTGGGTGCAGGTGCACAACATCGGCCCTCACCCATTCCGCATCGACCACCTTGCCTTTGCATCACTTTGCCTGCCGCCGGGTCCGTGCGAGCTGCGTTCCCTGCACGGCACTTGGTCGCGTGAAACCCAGTTGCACACCCAGCGCCTCGGCCCGGGCGTGTTGAGCTGGGAGGAGCGCGGACTCAACACCGGCTGGCGCCATCACCCCGCCTGCCAATTGCACCGGCCCGGCGCGGCCAGTGAAACGCAGGGCGAAGTGTATTTCGCCACTCTCGCTTACGGCGGCGCTTGGTCCATGCGTTGCGAACACACTCTCCTCGGCGCCACCCACCTGCACCTCGGCTACGCCACCGAATCGTTTGCTCTCACTCTCGCCCCCGGCGCCTCCCACCTCACCCCGGCTGTCGTCAGCGGTTGGTCAAACGAAGGCTGGGGCGGCGCCAGTCGCCAACTGCATGGTTTCACCCGCGACCGCATCCTGCCCGCCCTGCCCGGCGAGCCGTGGCGACCGGTCCTCTACAACGGTTGGGAAGCCACCTATTTCGACGTCGCGGCCGAGTCCCAAATCGCGCTGGCCCGACGCGCCGCCGATCTCGGCGTGGAGCTGTTCTGCATCGACGACGGTTGGTTTGGCGCCCGCCGCTCCGATCGCGCCGGACTCGGCGACTGGCAGGTATCACCCGATTGTTTCCCCGACGGACTCCGCGTCGTCGCCGACGAGGTGCACCGCCTCGGCATGAATTTTGGCCTCTGGGTTGAACCCGAGATGGTGAACCGCGACTCCGATCTGTTTCGCCAGCACCCGGACTGGGTCCTGCATGTTCCGCACCGCGCAAGCCGGGAGATCCGCCATCAACTGATCCTCGACCTCGCCCGCCCGGACGTGCGCGAGCACCTCGCCGCGCAACTCCACGCCCTGGTCGCGGAGCACAGCATAGACTTCCTCAAGTGGGACATGAACCGCTATGTCACCGAGCCGGGTTCGGTCGCCGGTCGGGCGATCTGGCGGGAACACATCGCCGCCGTCTACGCCTTGATGGATGGACTGCGCGCGGCCCATCCGCATCTCACCATCGAGGCCTGCTCCGCCGGCGGTGGTCGCGTGGATCTCGGCGTGCTGAGCCGCACCGATCAAACCTGGCCGAGCGACAACACCGATCCGATTGACCGCCTCGCGATCCAGGACGGCTACAGCCTGTTTTACCCGACCCGCACGATGTCGAGTTGGGTGGCGCCTTCCCCCAATCACACCACCGGTCGTGACACCTCGCGGTCACTGCGCCTGCACCTCGCCATGCGTGGTGTGCTGGGTCTCGCCGAGAACCTCAACGAGCTCTCCGCCGCCGAGGCCGACCAACTGCGCACCGGCATCGCGTTCTACAAACGGATCCGCCCCATCGTGCAGGGCGGCGACCTGCATCGCCTCGACGCGGGGCTGATGGAACCCGCGTCGGTCTGGTTGACCACCCACGCCGATCAAACCACGGCGGTGCTGTCACTGATCCTTCCCTACGCGCCTCCCGGCACCGTCCTGCCGCCACTGCGCCTGCGGGCGCTCAACCCCGACCTGACCTACACGCTTTCCGAAATCGACCGGCCCGACTTCACCACCGCCAGCGGTGCCGCGCTCATGACCCGCGGTATCCCGTGGGTGGATACGGTGCACCAACCCAACAGCAACGGCACCCTCCCCACGCCCCACGCCCGCACGATCCTGCTCCAGGCGGTCTCGTAATTCGGGACCGCAAATTAGAAATCCGCCGGTGCACGTCTGCACCGGCGGATTCTACTACAACAACAATGGTGATCCCCCAGCCCCAACGATTTGGGTTCAGCGTGCTGACCTCGTTGGCAGCACACCCATGGCACGACCTAAAATCTGCTCGGACTGCCGGGGTCCACCGCCGGAGATCCTCCGACACAGCGGTCGCAACTTCGACGCTGCGGCTTGGGCAAATTGG
This portion of the Actomonas aquatica genome encodes:
- a CDS encoding alpha-galactosidase gives rise to the protein MITYSAAHRTFILSLNRSSYVLQIDDAGRLRHVHHGVQTTATAPWVEPTPPNLEYDLTDLEFPARGDVVYTEAALRISAVDAADATAPFLSPQLRYEDHEVLPEAAPALAPTHGVAPRETTPRPTLRIRLADSTVGVTVDLFYRITAEHDVLERWVQVHNIGPHPFRIDHLAFASLCLPPGPCELRSLHGTWSRETQLHTQRLGPGVLSWEERGLNTGWRHHPACQLHRPGAASETQGEVYFATLAYGGAWSMRCEHTLLGATHLHLGYATESFALTLAPGASHLTPAVVSGWSNEGWGGASRQLHGFTRDRILPALPGEPWRPVLYNGWEATYFDVAAESQIALARRAADLGVELFCIDDGWFGARRSDRAGLGDWQVSPDCFPDGLRVVADEVHRLGMNFGLWVEPEMVNRDSDLFRQHPDWVLHVPHRASREIRHQLILDLARPDVREHLAAQLHALVAEHSIDFLKWDMNRYVTEPGSVAGRAIWREHIAAVYALMDGLRAAHPHLTIEACSAGGGRVDLGVLSRTDQTWPSDNTDPIDRLAIQDGYSLFYPTRTMSSWVAPSPNHTTGRDTSRSLRLHLAMRGVLGLAENLNELSAAEADQLRTGIAFYKRIRPIVQGGDLHRLDAGLMEPASVWLTTHADQTTAVLSLILPYAPPGTVLPPLRLRALNPDLTYTLSEIDRPDFTTASGAALMTRGIPWVDTVHQPNSNGTLPTPHARTILLQAVS
- a CDS encoding DUF7594 domain-containing protein; amino-acid sequence: MPLPVRLLVRAAAVFLTALALPLTLHAADVYALPAGAGSQDGSSWANAAPQGSLQTLLDGLTPGDTLYVGSGTYTVSPLNIEGDGTAVAPLQFIGVDTGDGYPVFQGTFDVAVASGGACLRLPTTANYWNIKNLVIRNHRFPVTMLQSGTTYTRYTHLLFENISTDSLEDALRLYNCSDITVRNFSAIRYTKKAFRISDYSRDVLFDSCYADCTGGDPTFPARAIPNSFFLDETDQEPIIHDITFVDCTAKNNGYYPVSGGSYWNGDGFSSERGAYNITLLRCWAIDNWDAGFDNKGGNMTFQDCVATGNMRGFRHWGDTATFDNCLSVNLIKRGGTGGKSSYWIDDLAIDLTFQNCTAASLDGGPLAYIETNNTNGPVVFYDSIFFHLSDVALFTNSNNITLDASTVTYRPGSGVDPQFVDADIDWVGSPANAWNSQTYGTSKGYSSTIVNAPANSAPALSIGASATSGNAPLAVQFTATAADSDGVIVGYAWDLGDGTTSFAQNPSVVFATPGTYTVTCTVTDNRGATTTATTTIHSTAPSSPTAVRIEAGSTSAYTDNASNAWSADFGYDAGSDIVDRGAIAIAGTTDDRIYQTERYDISDYSLLIANGTYTVNLHFAETYSGTTGAGQRVFTAAAEGAIPAGWRDIDIFAQAGGANTALIKSATIAVADNFLDLSFVASTGGTLINGIEILPVGSGDLPPSSPSGVTASAVGSTGFTVSWNAATDDVSVAGYEVFLNGVSAATTTGALSANLTGLTTATTFAVTVRTLDSAGNLSAASAPINVTTGGSADTTPPSTPTGLAASAITTSSFTLSWTASTDDTAVDYYEVLLDGSPVTTTSGTTTSVGGLNPGTSYAATVRAYDTSGNVSASSAALTVVTDTPSVGTTFELTPIDDAHVQAGSNANSNYGSLDNLAVKYQGPTDAQTRESYLKFSLPATSSGYIESATLKLTVKASKDNQTHTLSFVANDAWTESTITWNTKPTSSTILDTVPGSAAALAVVSFDVTSQAISEQAGDGVISLNIAANNSDFSNYYSKEAADAGLYPVLEVVLSAVPPPTTPTNLAATNVTSASFDLSWTASTSSVGIAGYDILIDGVSAGTTTGTSTTVSGLTADTTYAVTVVATDTNGTPSAASSALSVTTAGASGGTYTLTPVHDTFARAGSYAGTSFGSLDNLAIKNQGSTDEQTRESYLRFDLSSLGSGTMVSATLKLTVKASKDSQTHTLRFVADDTWTESTLNWNNRPTGSTILDTVPGSAAADTVVSFDVTSQLDIERAGDGLISLVIAANNNDFSNYYSKEAADPADAPVLEVVLSGGAPLVLAPTITNGGAATGTYATPFSFQIAAESESTELSYSTAGLPAGLVVDSLTGAITGTPAQTGDFAVELTATNEGGSTTANLDLHIAPAAAGLELAALWQFYDGLPRPVSFTTTPAALPVELSYDGASAVPTYPGDYTVTASVMDPNYTGTATAVLQIRAAAQSHRAPVLNGTVEGSLQVNAASSFTLNSGALVAHDLLVAGQPQLVRNGQPTIGAELTGPGAATPENYRVTLNGGATVGYLVRQVDPVALPAPVTVLPPTGTRHVVLNRSTDPVGDFATLRHLTLNGNAGTIDVPPGHYGILTANGQSTLRLGNPTSDEPTVYHLQGLNLNSRTAIELVGPVVLNVATGFSFQGQIGNPAAPENLLLRVAGGSLNLNAQAQLHGFVEAPASTVTLNGQSLLSGGVVCDRLVLNSGSLLRLDAS